Genomic window (Temnothorax longispinosus isolate EJ_2023e chromosome 3, Tlon_JGU_v1, whole genome shotgun sequence):
TGGTAAATTATTATCGCTTCTGGTGATATAAAACCCATGTATTACCGGGCTTCGAATCAGACTGGCGAGTGGAATGCCGCGCATTGTCGTCGGCTTCAAATAGATCGAGGTCGTAGACGTCTTTCGATTATTTTCGTCCCCCTGAATAGTGTTTGTGACTGAAAGTCGCTCATCAAAGTTTGCAATGTCTTCCATTCTTGGAGCGCGAGATCTTGCTTTGTTCTCCGAGGCTTGCTGCAGCCACGAGTCGCCGGTTTCTTCGAACACGCCTCCCGATAACTGGGCGATCTTTTTATCGCCGTCTTGCGACTCGTCTGCTCCTCTCAACGACTCTTTGACGTTCTGCCGGCTAATGTCGTTGTCCACGTCGTTACGCAGCAAGTGCAAGAGTACGGACGACGACGTCGTGGTGGTACGATCGTCATAGTAAGTCGTAGGATAGCCGATCAGTTCCTTTAGGGTCGGCAGCCTGATAGTTTCCGAATCGGCGACCTGAAAATCAGAACAATGCACCGCGCTTTAATGCGGAGATCCCCAGggatctctttctttctcctttcccTTTCCCTCCATAGTGTGTTTCTTTGCAGTCTCCTTCTTTCTGTCTTTCTGTCTGTGCGTGAGCTGCGCCAGTCTTGGAGGAGAAAAGAGGGAACGTGAAGAGGGGGAATTCTCTAGTTATCTATTGAAGCGCCGCGAACGTGTCTTGCTTGCTGCGTTAATTTGGATAATAAGGAGTCATCCTGGGTCATCGATAGCGTTTAATGATGATTGTATTTGTGATTGATATAAGTAGAAGTACATCATCAAGAGAGTTATCAGAGGTTTCAGTCAAGGGTTCCTCTGAGTAAGCGGGAGAAGAAGGTACGTTATGATACGTCATTATTGATGATGTGAGGATGATGCGTGAAGACGATTATTCGGTCGTCGGTCGTCGTGAGCTATAGCGAGTCCTTGTCGTTCCTTTTGATTCATGTAGTCGCATTTGTTTAATGTCTCACCTCATTAGAgcaatcttaaatataattaagctcgttataattactatatttaCATTAGTGACGTTCAGACGTCTACTAACTCTTTAACAATCTCTCCGACAAATCGGCGATCAGAATTGGCTTCTTAATTACTTAATGGCTGAGTTTATGTACATTATCGACGTTGACCACGTCGATGATTAATAACGACATTTGTATACTACTACTTCGCGGAGCTCTTGCCGGCGATCAGGTTGCTGAACACCGACTCGATCTCGATGGTCGAGGACTCGTGAGATTCCGTAGTGAATCGACCATCGTAACGATAATTAAACTCGCTCTCGATCGGCAGAGTGGACCGCTCGACACCCTGACGAATTTCGTTGGCTgactcgtcgtcgtcggctcCAGTCACTGAAACTGACAACGGGGTCGTTGGGGGAAACTGATCCGCTGGTATCCTCGTGGTCGACGTCAGCGACGAGTACTTGGTCTTGATGAGGATCTTCTGGCGCTCCGTAGTGCCGGACTCGGTTACCGAGGTCACCAACCTGGTGACGGACGGCTTCACCGTCGTGGCACGTATGTAATATGGATCAATCAGGTTCTGCGAGTCAAGAGAATCACTGCTTCTCGGCGTCGTTGTTCTCAGCGACTGCTGCTTCCGATAAAAGGCATCCGCGACGTAATCGAATTTCTTCGCCGGTATCAGGGTCTCCGTGACCGTCGCTTCCGTACTGGTCGACGACGAACGTCTTGGGTACGAGCGCGTTCGGAAATATTGCCAGGTGCTCGTGGAGTCCGGACTCGGCAACGTAGTTTCCTCGTCGATTTTGACGTTTTCCCGGTCTAGAAGTTTGTAACGCGTTCGCGGCTGCCGGAGGCCGGATTGCCTGCGCCTCGCCTCCCTCGTTTCCGGTGTCTCTTCAGATTCTTCGGGCGCGGAGTCTAACAGAGGATATCGTCTGGGCGACAAAGCCTCCTCAGGGTCGAATGGCCTTTTCAAAATTACGGGAACCTTGTATCGCGGCCGAACCTCGGGTCCGCGAGTGGCAATCGATGTCAATTGATACGTATTATCTTCTGCGTGCTCCGTTCTCGCGACTTTGTGATCTTCAACATCCTCGACACGGACTGCAGGGTAGTTCGTTTGGCCTCTTAACGAAtttgtagtataatatttccagaattCTGCGGAGTCATCTGAAAAACCATTCGTCGAAATCGACTTGCTCTTCAAGGTCGTATCTTCTGCAACGTCCTGTCTAGCCAAGTCGCGGGATCCGCTATCTATatcctcttctttctcttcctgaTACTTCAGATCATCGCGAAGTGTGTTGGCGGTGGTAGAAGAAACCGGATGACGTCGATTGAACAAGTTGTTCCTGCGTCTTGAGAGAACCTCGAGGCTGCTGTTTTCTGTCGACGATAACGCAGGATATCGATTGGTCGCGTTCCCCGAAGACGATGCAGGACTCTTGCGAATAAACTTCTTACGCGCGTATCTCGACTCGAAGCTCGATTTTGCGGCCGATAACGGATCTGATTCGAGAATCCGAATCGTGAACGGCGTGGTAGTCGCTTGTGCGCGAGTAGTGGCTGAATCTGACGTGGGCGATGTGGTGATTATTTGCACGCGAGTAGTGGGCAGGTTTTCGGTAAACGGTAACAACGTATCTTCCAGAAACGTATTGCTCTCAGTGTTGTAAACCGTGGCTGTCGCCAGCGTTGATTCCATCGTGGTAGTTTCGGCACCTATTTCAATCGTCGACTGACGACCTTCGTCGGCGTCCGTGTTAATCGTCGATATAGTGGCGGTGCTGAGAGCATCTGTAGTTTCCTCGCCTGATATCGTCGTGGTTTCAGTCGCGGGAGTCTCCAAAGTAACCTTCGTGAAACCATCAGCGTTGTTATCGGTGGACAAGGTGGTTTCCGTGATAGTTGGAGTCGAATCTTCCATTTCTCTCGTAAATCCGGTTAAACCAGTAGCGATCGTCGATTCTTCGGCATTTTTGCTCAGAATAACTGTCTGATTGATAGTAGCTGTCGATTTTTCAACACTTTTATCGCTTCCCATCGGAGTTGTCGTTTCTAGAAGAAGCTTCGAAATCTTTTCTTCCTCGAGAGAAACTTCAACCGATGTCGATGAAGTGTCTTGAGACGGGCGTTTACGTTTTATCACTTTTCGTCTGTGAGACACCTGAGgtctttcctcttcttctatTTCAATAATGTTGGCAGCTGTGCTCGATGATATCGGTCTCCTTCGTAGGAGAACCTTTCGTTTTCTTGGCGCTATCGATGTCTTTTCCGCATCAACGGTACGTCCGGTAGAAACGATTGTCACCAAATCGGGATTAAATTCGTGAGCTTCGATGTGAGCAGTCGTCGTTGCTACAGCATCCTCGGGTCGGTCACTCGTATAGTCCACTATGTTACTAGATACAGTCGTCACGCCAATTTGTACGATCGGTTTCACAGTGTAGATTGGTTGGATGGTGTTCGATTCGATGACGGAATCAACCGTAGCGGTTGATTGATCGACGCTGTTCAGCAAATCGTTTCCCTCGATCTTATCGGTGTGTTCCTGGTTCGATTCGTCATTCACTTTTTGCGCCGGCTCTTCCACGTTGTTCCTCTTCCTCGTATACTTCGTCCTGTCGTATAACTCGCGATTAACAGTTGGCTTCCTGAAGACCCTGATGTTCGTTATCTTATCGCTCTCCTCGTCACTGCTGTGATCAGATCGCGATCGAAACAACGAGTTTCTCCTAGAACTGCCTTGCGTTATTCTGACTATCGAACTTTCGTCCAATTCGTTGGGTTTGGTGGATTCTACTGTGCTGTTGACTCTGTTAGGTTTTCGATATCTTCTCCTGAGGCCATCGCTGGTGACTGTGCTGACGGTCGTCGAACCTGTTGTCCTGCCTCTTTCTCTAGTCCTGGAACCGGGAACGGAATTCGTGGAAACGTCCTGCGTTCTTGATCTCGACGACGGGATGTACCTGCTGGATCCCCTACTGCGCGATCTGCTAAGTTCCCTGCTTCTGGACGTAGAAGCCTCCGCGCGTGGAGCGTTTACTTGATCCACCGACTCCTCCTCGGTAACTCGGTTGGTCGGTCTCGTCCTTGATCGAACTCGCCCCTGAACCGGGCTGGATGGACGCGTAGGATTTCGCGACGAAATACTCACCTTGGACCTGCTTAATGGggtcgtcgccgtcgctgtCGTCGTCGCTTCCGATGAACCAGATCTTCGTCTGGTGAAACCGAATGGTCGCGGTTGTGACACCACGGCGATCGTCGGTTTACTCgccaacgtcgtcgtcgtcgttgtcgatTGGCTTGAACTGCTGCTAGCTGCTGGCAACGTTGTGAACAGGATCTCCGTTGCCGAATCTTCCACCAGTTTCACCGAGTCAGTGGTGGAGCCGATGTTCGCTTTAGGGGTGACGCTTGATGAGTTTTCCGGCGGCTCGACGCTGATCACGGTGATGATCTCGGTGGAGGTCGAAGTGGTCGCTGCAGGCGTCGTTGGCAACGATGCGGTCGTACTAGCTGTTGTCCTGGGTACTTCAGGATTCTCTTCTGGTCTCGTCGGTGAAATAGTCTCGCTGGTGACCTCCGATAAAGGTACTGTGCTAGACAAATCCTCCGAAGTTTTCAAAGTAGTACTTCTGAACCGTTGTACGTTGGTGTacctgaaaaattaattaagaacgTGAAATGTATAGTAATAtagtaaaatgttttataaaaacaaattatgtatAGGAACCTAGATTTGGTTGTTGATGAATCATTATCTTTCTCTGCTGATCGATCCGTGCTTTTCGAATCGTTCCTCTTCTCTGATTTCCTGAAATTGTTATAatgaagagataaaaattaaatctcgtaaaagtataataagataatatactatgatataatatatacttagatattatataattatattatgttatatattatattatattgaatattttgcaACTTATTCTCTTATACCTGAAACCCGAACTACGATTTCGAAAAAGTTTAGGCGTTTCAGAACTTGTTTCATTATCTTGTTGtctaaaaaaacattattacgttatattaaaattttttaaatagatttttaataaaacggaacacaaataataaaaaaatatatttacttcgaAGAAACGTACGGTCGTCGTCTGCGAGTCGGTCTTTCCTCCTCgatttctatctctttctcttccacgTCGTTCTCGGTTCTGAAAATTTCATGTCGTGAGAGatatgtgataaaaattaattgttctcTCAATTATCTTACCTAGACGTCGTGGTGGAAAGTCGAGTTCGTCGAATATTTACGTAACTTGGCGTCACTCGCTGCGCAGACGAACTACCTTCCAACGGATTGCTGACGGTTTTCTCCTCGGAAGAAGCTACGTCAGTGTTGTCActttcttcctcttcatcAATATCTTCGTTCTCCGAGGAAGATCCTTTCGTGACCGATCTAATCGATATCAGAATTGATAAAAACCATAAAGATGCACGAATTAAacgtttacaatttataaaatcggCTTCATTTGACCTTAATTTAATCTTCTACTTCTCAGATTTAAGGTCAGGAGTATATAAATCATGATGGAAATTAATCgatcttaataaatacaattgacAAAGAAAGTGATAATGTTAAAtacagttaataaaaaaagtatatatttttgctaatAAACAAAGAGGTGACTAACTTGGACCTCTCGATGGTGACGTATTGAGGTTTCTCCGATCGCCTGAGACTCTTCACTTCAGGAATATCGTCCAAGCCTTCGAACTGTGCTCTTCCCGGCCCGTTCACGTAACTAGTTTCCGAGGACGATAATATGGGCCGATTACCGATTCTGCTCGCTTGGCGACTCAATACACGCTCGTACAAACTACGACTAATCGTAGCTGGCGTAACGCTTTCGCTACTCGACCTGATCGTGTCCGAATTCTTCTCTTGAAGTAGCAATTGTTTTTCCAACTCTTCTATTCCGCctaaaatcaaagaattcgaaaaattatttattataaaatatattataagagattTCTTAGAgacaaaagagataaaaaatattatatagaagtACGTTACATAagagataatataaaagaaagaatattaaaactaCAAGAGTTATTATGATAATTGCAGAGGAGtgttaacattataaaattatgagaaaCATATTTTGCAGTTAAGAGAAACATATAATGCTTAGCAAACTTATACTTGCCGGCCTTTTTTATGAGATCGATGAGTTCCTTGATCACCTTCGGATCCTCCTCGTCTTCGCTGTCGATGATTCTCTCCGGTTCGCTTGGTTTCGATGTGGTTGTCGTAGTAGTGGTCGTACTTGGTCTATTTCTGGTGAGTGTTTTATACACGAGTGGTTTCGCCGTCGTGGTAGTCTTCGGTTCTTCCTTtattttctcctcctcctcctcttcctcttcctcttcctcttcctcgctTTCCTCGATCTCGTCATAATCTTCCTCCGAATCGTATTCTTCCGATTCCGCCTTTGCGGTAGTTGTGCTGTGCAAATAAGTTGTTCGGCTTGTCGCGGCCGTAATGGGCGATCTGGTGGTCGAGACAATTGATGCTTTCAACGCTTTGGGACAAATCACGTTGCGTGGATAATCGCAAGAGTCCGCTCCTTTGTTGAATACCAATCCTACGAAAGCCCAAAAGATGCTGTTGACGAACGAGTCGAAGATTTCTATTCTAATTGGGGATCTAGCAATAAATGGAGATACTACAACTACggatgattaaaaaaatctaatttcttttatttatttttttatctatttttatttatataaatttctgatttatGTGCCGAAATTTCGTATTAAGTATTCCGCTCTTTCCTCATAGAGTTGAATTAGCGTTAAAGGTAAAAacgtaatcaaaattatttatagtaaaataaaattacctgAAGGACAGGTGAACTGATGCGCAACCACGCCAAGTCCACTGGGACCACTGTCGAGACACCAGAAGTACTTCTTGCAATCTCGAGGATGCGGGAAGAAGCCTTCGTCCTCGCATTTAAAGTCTATAAAGAGCAAACCAGCGGTTCGTAATTTTATACagtaagagaaattttttttcctttgttataactttatcaaattttaaatattccaaaaCACTTAAGAGCTCTCGATCAATCGATTGTTAAAAATACGTTAAAACGCGTTTTGTGTCCCGAGATTATTTTCTCACAGAAACTCACCGGTTCCTGGATCGGGAGTGGTTGGTGGCTCAGGAGTCGTTAGCTTGTTGCTCGGGGATTCCTCATTCTCACTAGTCTTGCTCTGCTCCTTACGTCTGGATGGCTTTCTACGAGTGCTGCGATCGGTAGCACCGCTTCTCGTTTTACTCCTGTTTCGATTCTTGGGTCGTTCGATTTTCTCAGTGACTCTCACGGTGTTTCTACCCTCCGTGTCCTCGTCCGATGACGGATCGTACGATCTCCTCGATACCTCTCGATCTTCTTGCTCCTCCTTGCTCGCTTGCGAAATGAAACGGTGTTTTGGTCTTGAAGAGGACACGCGTTTGCTGGTGATCGGAGCTGATGTAGTTGTACTTCTTCGACTGCTCGTGCTCGACTTACGAGTGTTGCTTTGAGTGCGAGTCTTCTTCCGGCTGTCTATCGACTTCGTTTTGTCAATCGTATTCCTGCTACacaataatagtaataacaaTCAATATCTCTAATTTAATACTATTAAATTACCAATGGAGATAAAATATCAAGATCCAGAAATAATATTCCGAATTACATTAGAGAAATTggtattttatgttttatcatttattaatttaatgtcttTAGATATTAAAGTTGCAACAAAACTAATGATAACGATAATATCGTGTTAACATactaataatgataatttatagCTTAGAATGCTATTTCTgacaatttttgatattttttataatattacatgcTCAATCGCTCTTCAATTGTTACCTATTATCCGTAAGCAACGCTTCTTTGGCAGCCTCGATTAATGGATAAGGTCGACCGTGGCACTTGCCGCGGAAATCGTCGTTGTCTATCGACCAGAACATGATGCCTCCCAACTTCTTCTCGTTCACGTAGTGAGCTTTCAGTTTGACTATATCCTCGTCATCGTACCCTACCCATTGATTGTCTTTGAAGGCATACGGTCCCATGGCTTTGGGATTTGGTTGAACGACTTCCCACTCGTCGGATTCTGCTATACTCTcgcaaatcttaaaaattgaatgttcaaatttttaattctgtatatgtgcatataaataattggatATACATAATTCCTAATATAtgcgtttttataaattctatgTATCATGTTAACGTCGCACtgtgtaatatacataaaagatGCTTTGcgcgtatgtatgtgtgtgtgtgtacgatAAAGTTTACCTCATAATAGGCAAGATAGCCCTTCTCTCGAGTGGCCTCTCCCTCGGTGCCTGGACCATCCGCGGGTGATCCAAGCTCGGTTGCATCTTGGTTGAACAACGTGTATGACCGACCGTACGTTGGTATTCCAAGAACGATCTTATCCGCGGACGCACCTTTCTCCAGGAGATGAGTGATTGTATAATCCTGTTAGACACAAACGAGAGGACGCGTTACTATAATGACTGATCTGTTCAAGCGATAATTATAAGACCTTGACGAGTAAGCTCTCACGATAGTCAATTCCGCATCGTAATTGTACTCATTGTTCTCCTCCAGTGGATACAACGGCGAATGATGATTGACAGCGGGTTCGTACGCTGAGTGATAGTCGTAAGAGAGTAGATTAATGAAGTCCAAGTAATCGTTGAGCCTCGGTACATCGTAACCCTTGTCGATGTATTCGACGCCGGCGGGCATCGCCATCGACAGCAACAATCTCGATCTTCCGGTCTTCGAGGACTCTCGCTCGAACTCCTCGCGAAGTTCCTGTCAAttcgcaattaattattttaattggcTTTCTTTAATGATTTCTGATGCTGATTGAGGCAAAATTACAAGCGTTTTTTTCTTATCGTTCTGCACGTATCCATGTTTCTTATATCTGTGAATCTTTATAACGTGTTCCTTTTTGGTTCGCTGAGAGACTTTTGCAAGAAATTTCATATCCTTTCCGCGCGGCGATAAGAAACGATTGAGACATATCTACCTGCACCAAGTCGGCGTAATTGTCCTTATCTCGCGGCTTTCCGCCGTCTCTAAATGCCGGATACTCCCAGTCGAGATCGAGGCCGTCGAAATGATTTTGCCTGAGGAACTTGACGGCGTTCTTGACGAACTCCCGCCGTCTCGCCGGATCGGCCACCATCGGTGAAAATCTGCTGGAGCCCTCGTTCCAGCCGCCGATCGCCAGCATCGTCTTCAAGTTCTTATTGTAGGTCTTCAAACCCGTAAACTTGGCGTATCCGCCTGTCGAGCGAGCGCGTTTATTGAAGAGTGAAAGTTAAATATCAGGCTAAGTCATCAAAGATGATGTGTTTGGAGTTTGTCAATCTAGTGCAATCTAGTGCAATCTAGTTAGACAACTTGAGACACTAAACAGCCGAGCACTCTAAACTAAATGTAAGAGGCGTAAGAtcttatatttagatataacaGATGTACAGTTAGAAGTAGTTTTCATTGCgattgaaaataacatttttaatactttaagaGGCATTTGACATTTACTCTTCAATTTCCTGAACAATTGAGTCATAAgtcattatttgtaataaatttacacaTTAATAAAACGAATTTGAATTGACGATTAACAGTTAGTCGTtaaaatcgttaattttaatcgctATCGATACGAATGTCTTTGATAAACAAGTAATTATTATCTTGCTAATAAAGCTGCAATGTTGGATTACAATTGCTAAGGCTGCAGTCtccgataaattaataatgaagtTCAACAAGTCTTGTAATAGATACCGCATATTTTTATGCTATACCTTTCTCGATGTCTTGATATTTGTCGAACGGTCTCAGCGCGTTTTCCTTCGTGAAACCTCCGAACGCGTATATCAGGTGAGTGCACAGATATGGATTTATGTTTTGAGGAGAGAATTTCGCCGTGCCGGGCCGGTACACCGACCAATTCGTGTAATAACAGACAATCCTGCGTTCGGCGATTcctaaaagataaaaatacgatgataagtacaaaaaatacatttttaaagcaatttttaGATGcattttgcttattttttaaatataaaaagttgactttttacatttctatgtcactaaataattgtaacaattttttaaagcgtATACatgaaataagtataaataaaccAAGTCATTGCTGATCATTAATCATCAGTAATGTATTGCTATCAATCAGCAATGTACTACTAATAgtcagatttaaaattaattgtaagtcaGCAATGTATTACTATCAATCAGCAATATACTATAgttagatttataaattacttaaGTAGATTCACAATggttgatttaataaatataatattgactCAACAGACTTAAAGATagtatttacaaaaataacaaattagactgtattacatatgtaaaataattcctTTATAGTTATTAAGATATTCTTTAATCTTTTGTTTGGCGTCTCTCTATacagaaagagggagaaacgAGGTCGCTTTATTCATACACGGGCGACTGCTCTTCAGCTTTCAATGGAGATTTATTGAATGAAGAGACATCAGCTACGGCAGATGCATCCTGGCGCATTCAGTTTCGCGCTCTGAGCCGCGAAAAATCTCGCTCTCCGATTGTCACCTCCACAATGGCAGCGCATGTTCGCGCGTGCCGATCACGTTTTCACCGCGACCGCTAAATGCATGTGCGTCTGCGAGATCGTAAATTAAATGCACGCGTGTTCCGGACGTGCTTCTTTACGTTCGCATTGAAGCGCACACTCGCGAGCCACGAACGCGGGGAGAACGCGTAAAACGGCCGCGAGAGAAAACGCTGCCACGGGGAGAAATTGACACGCGATTGGACTTTCGTTTATGCACGCGAAGAAATAGCGTCGCGGCTTCGGCTTCAACTCGCGTAGCCGACGTGGCTCTTAAAACGCATGTCTGACACCCGGCTAAACTTTCCGACTGAGAAAAAGATACGGCGGTTATGTATGATTTACGGTAGAAAATGTaatcaattttgataaaaatttagcaCAAACGCaaaattaaatgtactttTCTAGGATTTATCACGTCTTCTTTAAAAAGCATGAACTTATGTTATAAAGACagtaattttcttgaaatatgtATGCATTTATGATAACAACATGATggattctaataaataatggaAGATAAATTTAAGATGGAAGTAAAATTATAGTCTAATGTGTTAAAATCGTGTTGCTTCtgacatttcaatatttttgcatcAATTAATTCTCAAAACATCGTTTTACACAGAAAGCGAAATATCTAATTCCATtacttgtattattttttagattactTTTTGTAAAAGCTAATCTCCAGAATTAAGATTTTTCTGGTGATAATAATCAATCTTCCGTAACGCAAAATAAGGAGTTTCTATAACCCTGCGATTATATGAATTGGATCAGATTATCTAGGATATCATTACAGTTAATCCAACTTCCTTCAACGAAACGTTACGATGATCCACACGTAACCCGATCGAAAATGGCAATTGCGAAAGTGAGAGATAGTATTACGAGACGGATATTGTTTCCCGCTAGCCGTCCGAGCGGTTAATTAGCCGAATGCGTGTATCTATGCACGGCGAGGTATGCATCTCGTTGCCCTGCTTCGCACGCGCATAATCGCCCACGAAGGCTGACTTTGACGGTGCGCGCCGGGAGTCCGCGTTCGTTCGGTTATACATGCAAGGAGATACTTTCGAGTCGTCCGCGAATTATCCGATCGTGCTTTCACCGATCGTGCGTGAAACGAGGCCGAACATCGTGTGGGAACAATGCTACGAGCGGTGCCTGCAAATTAAGTCTTGCTACTTGACCCTGACCAGGAGGACTAGGCGACACTTTAGCGAGGTCGACGAGTATCCTCGGGCGATGAATATCGAGACTTAACCGCGACCGGTGCGATTTCATCGGAGTTTAATCGGAAGATCTATACGTCCGCGGGATCAAATTAAAggatatatatgttatatataatttgtgaaGTTAAaggaaagttaaattttatcgttttaacTATGATATACATAATGATTGATTATAGATTAATTATGACTGTCAAACCAGTGTGTTATAAACTAGAGATACtttcaaaaaatagaaaaaatgaaaatttcagtaaaaatacGTAATATGTACGACCTAGTTGCAGtttatattgtacaattttatttttagtacaAATAAGTATCCACTTCTAAtctaaagtaattattttacatataaagaaTCGAGTTCCTCTGTAGATTGCTCTTTCAAggttttttccatttttttttcatactttATAAATGTCTACATGAAATAGATAATGTTgcgaaatttaaaaactttaggAGCAATATCGAcaaatcgcattttttttcttgtcttAATTATGAAATGGATCAAGTAGGGAACAGCAGAAATAGCATTAAATAATCATATCAATATTTCGGACACAAAACAAAGTcgcgcaaaaataatataataagatttgtcaagaatatatattcttgcataTCACTTGCATTAATCGGAGATTCTGAAATGCATGTTCGTGTTAGATACAACACGTCGTATCGAATCTTTAATATGTAAACCCCATTACCTCCACCCGCCCAGCAAAGATCACCGCGATACTGAAACGCTCGAGATTCTCTTTCACCGCAATAACGCCCACCAAGAGAGTATACTCGTAACAGTCCCACGCTGTACACATATATCGGCATTATACGAACGGCATAATGGTATTAAACCGCGATACATAATAGCGTAGATAATATCGAGCAAGAGACCCGCGATCTCCGCTCTTGCTCGTGATCGCGCGTTTTTCCGGATTTGCCCGTCAAATATGAGAAAAATCCACGTCGTGGCTCTAATCGCGATGTGGAAAGCGCCGTTATTGAAATCGCGCATAAACATCGCAAGGTGGAAGTCTCCCCGTATTATCGCTCGTTCTCGGGCGTTATTGTCCATTGTGAAAAATGTTACAGCTTCTTCGCGCGATTTATGGGAATGTTAACTATAATTCTTTACGAAGTTTAAATGAACGCGCGAGAGCGTTAACGGCGAGAAACTTtcgaacataaaaattataatattcaatgaTATGTTTCCCGTATATCTTACCAATtgttttaaatctattttaaattgttttaaagttGTTTTGTGAAAGAAAGCAGTTGGCTATACtgttttttgatattattaatttatctttatagcaataaaaaagataaaatataacatatttattttaaataattaaaaaatattaagcatCCATTAGAAGAGCTATTGTCTATACAATAGTTCCACAATAATTCTGGTTTTGCTCCGATAATACATTCCTCGATCAAATTAAGAGAAAGACCGACATTTTCTTAACAAGAATATATAGGaatgttcaaaattttttgcaatttttcattaaatatctaAGTACGTAAGAGTTTTGAATTCGGGATCTGGgattaagattttatataaacgaaatttatttcaataatcgaACAATCTCTTAAAGAGTGCACACACATAACGTATTATACAAAAAGTAATTTCTATGCTAATTTTTCTGACTTATATCGGAACATAGTTAACGCCAATGAATTTGCagatgttacaaaaaaaaatcgaacgTTCAATTAGATGTAACTCCTCG
Coding sequences:
- the LOC139809372 gene encoding uncharacterized protein, with protein sequence MGSDKSVEKSTATINQTVILSKNAEESTIATGLTGFTREMEDSTPTITETTLSTDNNADGFTKVTLETPATETTTISGEETTDALSTATISTINTDADEGRQSTIEIGAETTTMESTLATATVYNTESNTFLEDTLLPFTENLPTTRVQIITTSPTSDSATTRAQATTTPFTIRILESDPLSAAKSSFESRYARKKFIRKSPASSSGNATNRYPALSSTENSSLEVLSRRRNNLFNRRHPVSSTTANTLRDDLKYQEEKEEDIDSGSRDLARQDVAEDTTLKSKSISTNGFSDDSAEFWKYYTTNSLRGQTNYPAVRVEDVEDHKVARTEHAEDNTYQLTSIATRGPEVRPRYKVPVILKRPFDPEEALSPRRYPLLDSAPEESEETPETREARRRQSGLRQPRTRYKLLDRENVKIDEETTLPSPDSTSTWQYFRTRSYPRRSSSTSTEATVTETLIPAKKFDYVADAFYRKQQSLRTTTPRSSDSLDSQNLIDPYYIRATTVKPSVTRLVTSVTESGTTERQKILIKTKYSSLTSTTRIPADQFPPTTPLSVSVTGADDDESANEIRQGVERSTLPIESEFNYRYDGRFTTESHESSTIEIESVFSNLIAGKSSAK